In a genomic window of Trachemys scripta elegans isolate TJP31775 chromosome 12, CAS_Tse_1.0, whole genome shotgun sequence:
- the LOC117885925 gene encoding neuritin-like — protein sequence MGQWLGTALLLLTLGYLVRSLASETKCENIYQGFSDCVLKLGENMASYEEDDRDEVQGLHTVCGYWDEFHMCAMTALWECQKEAASIWETLKKESRKIKFQGSLFDLCSPNSSQSFSLTNVSNVVVLSLSLMVTWLNL from the exons GGTATTTGGTCAGGTCGCTGGCTTCAGAAACTAAATGTGAAAACATTTACCAAGGCTTCTCTGACTGCGTCTTAAAACTGGGGGAAAACATGGCCAGCTATGAGGAGGACGACAGGGATGAGGTGCAGGGGCTGCACACTGTTTGCGG GTATTGGGATGAATTTCACATGTGCGCCATGACTGCTCTTTGGGAGTGCCAGAAGGAGGCAGCAAGTATCTGGGAGACTTTGAAAAAGGAATCTAGAAAAATCAAATTCCAAGGCAGCTTGTTTGATCTCTGCAGTCCCAACAGCTCCCAGAGCTTCAGCTTGACAAATGTTTCAAATGTTGTTGTCTTAAGCCTCTCTCTGATGGTCACTTGGCTTAATTTGTAA